Proteins from one Streptosporangium becharense genomic window:
- a CDS encoding 4a-hydroxytetrahydrobiopterin dehydratase, translated as MDLLDDSAVEQKLAAVPEWRREGDEIRRTITASDFPTAIRIVDEIAVEAEKLNHHPDIDIRWRRLHLALTTHDAGGLTEMDFRLASRIDEIAAAH; from the coding sequence ATGGACCTGCTTGACGACTCCGCGGTGGAGCAGAAGCTCGCCGCCGTGCCCGAGTGGCGGCGCGAGGGCGACGAGATCCGCCGGACGATAACCGCCTCCGACTTCCCGACCGCGATCCGCATCGTGGACGAGATCGCGGTCGAGGCCGAGAAGCTCAACCACCACCCCGACATCGACATCCGCTGGCGGAGGCTGCACCTGGCGCTCACCACGCACGACGCCGGCGGCCTGACCGAGATGGACTTCAGGCTGGCCTCCCGGATCGACGAGATCGCCGCCGCCCACTGA
- a CDS encoding superoxide dismutase family protein has product MRSTLGALTAAVVLLGTGCGQQSAAPHPAGHAAASSLPPEVRLVGGGTLTPPAPRASAVVYDTALVPAGAAVRVTAESGAVLATSTLTVSGMLPHRTYGAHLHVNPCGFRPDDAGPHYRQSHSHSHASAQTEVWLDVTTDARGGATATTSHDWAFLPGRPPRSLVIHAEATRASGARAGDAGPRVACVTLAER; this is encoded by the coding sequence ATGCGCAGCACCCTGGGAGCTCTCACCGCAGCCGTCGTCCTGCTCGGCACGGGGTGCGGCCAGCAGAGCGCCGCCCCGCATCCCGCAGGGCACGCTGCCGCCTCGTCGCTCCCCCCGGAGGTTCGCCTCGTCGGAGGCGGCACGCTCACCCCGCCCGCACCTCGCGCCTCCGCCGTCGTCTACGACACCGCGCTGGTGCCCGCCGGTGCGGCGGTCCGGGTCACGGCCGAGTCCGGGGCGGTCCTCGCCACCTCCACGCTCACGGTCAGCGGCATGCTCCCCCATCGCACGTACGGAGCGCACCTGCACGTCAACCCGTGCGGCTTCCGGCCGGACGACGCCGGGCCGCACTACCGGCAGTCCCACTCCCACTCCCACGCGAGCGCGCAGACCGAGGTGTGGCTGGACGTCACCACCGACGCGCGGGGCGGGGCCACCGCCACCACCAGCCATGACTGGGCGTTCCTCCCCGGCCGGCCGCCCCGTTCCCTGGTGATCCACGCCGAGGCCACCCGGGCCTCGGGCGCGAGGGCCGGTGACGCGGGCCCCCGCGTCGCGTGCGTCACCCTGGCCGAACGCTGA